One stretch of Pseudoxanthomonas sp. Root65 DNA includes these proteins:
- the lipA gene encoding lipoyl synthase produces the protein MADTPARVIPLQVVSSAPASLETGAKQLGGDKIARSPVQFADAPVLRKPSWIRVRIPSDGSVARLKAKLRENRLVTVCEEASCPNIHECFGHGTATFMILGEVCTRRCSFCDVAHGRPKPPDASEPLSLANTVADMGLKYVVVTSVDRDDLRDGGAQHFVDCIAAIREHSPSTRIEILTPDFRGKGRMDRALEILAANPPDVFNHNIETVPDLYPNVRPGADYQWSLTLLQRFKQQHPHLPTKSGIMLGLGETMEQVQGTLRDLRAHDVDMVTIGQYLQPTAHHHPVLRYWTPDEFKALEEYGMALGFSHVASGPLVRSSYHADQQAAQAAATSRQAG, from the coding sequence ATGGCCGATACCCCCGCACGCGTGATCCCCCTCCAGGTCGTCAGTTCCGCGCCCGCGTCGCTGGAAACCGGCGCCAAGCAGCTCGGCGGCGACAAGATTGCCCGCTCGCCGGTGCAGTTCGCCGATGCCCCGGTCCTGCGCAAACCGTCGTGGATCCGCGTGCGCATCCCGTCCGACGGTTCGGTGGCCAGGCTCAAGGCCAAGCTGCGCGAGAACCGCCTGGTCACGGTCTGCGAGGAAGCCAGCTGCCCCAACATCCACGAGTGCTTCGGGCACGGCACCGCCACCTTCATGATTCTGGGCGAGGTCTGCACGCGCCGCTGTTCGTTCTGCGACGTCGCCCACGGCCGGCCCAAGCCGCCGGATGCTTCCGAGCCGTTGAGCCTGGCGAATACGGTCGCAGACATGGGCCTGAAGTACGTGGTGGTGACCAGCGTCGACCGTGACGACCTGCGCGACGGAGGTGCCCAGCATTTCGTCGACTGCATCGCCGCCATCCGCGAGCACTCGCCGTCCACCCGCATCGAGATCCTGACGCCCGATTTCCGCGGCAAGGGCCGCATGGACCGTGCGCTGGAGATCCTGGCGGCCAATCCGCCGGACGTGTTCAACCACAACATCGAGACCGTTCCGGACCTGTACCCCAACGTCCGCCCCGGCGCCGACTACCAGTGGTCGCTGACCCTGCTGCAGCGGTTCAAGCAGCAGCATCCGCACCTGCCCACCAAGTCCGGGATCATGCTGGGCCTGGGCGAGACGATGGAACAGGTGCAGGGCACGCTGCGCGACCTGCGCGCGCACGATGTCGACATGGTCACCATCGGCCAGTACCTGCAGCCCACCGCGCACCACCATCCGGTGCTGCGCTACTGGACGCCCGACGAATTCAAGGCGCTGGAGGAATACGGCATGGCGCTCGGCTTCAGCCACGTCGCCTCCGGCCCGCTGGTGCGTTCGTCGTACCACGCCGATCAGCAGGCCGCGCAGGCGGCCGCCACCAGCCGCCAGGCCGGCTGA